The Podospora pseudocomata strain CBS 415.72m chromosome 1 map unlocalized CBS415.72m_1, whole genome shotgun sequence genome has a segment encoding these proteins:
- a CDS encoding uncharacterized protein (EggNog:ENOG503PQXC) has protein sequence MSSEACCPLHLPQTPTVLLRNPGCWPWAIDTVEICLGTLCSVVTWEYTVQNDINRGYSRIDRGQQQHADQPTDDFLFHPSPGLMLFSCLVFGCAVSSFTQRRQSQDPLQLFVYTTLLGAAALVGYARRESAHLILLGYLPWATCAAMTLSISGHSLYRLLKTGSGATKDEEKAQLLGG, from the exons ATGAGTTCAGAAGCATGCTGCCCTCTCCACCTACCGCAAACACCCACAGTCTTACTTCGGAACCCTGGGTGTTGGCCCTGGGCGATTGACACTGTCGAGATCTGCTTAGGCACTCTCTGTAGTGTTGTCACCTGGGAATACACCGTTCAAAACGATATCAATCGAGGATACAGCAGA ATCGACcgagggcagcagcagcatgcagACCAACCCACCGATGACTTCCTTTTTCATCCATCCCCGGGGCTGATGCTCTTCTCATGCCTGGTCTTTGGTTGCGCCGTGTCTTCGTTTACCCAGCGACGACAGAGCCAAGATCCTCTTCAACTATTTGTGTACACCACGCTTCTCGGTGCTGCAGCTCTTGTTGGATATGCACGTCGAGAGAGCGCCCACCTGATCCTCCTGGGGTACTTACCCTGGGCCACATGCGCGGCTATGACCCTAAGCATCTCAGGACATAGTCTGTACAGGTTGCTCAAGACTGGTTCTGGAGCGACCAAGGACGAAGAAAAGGCCCAACTTCTCGGTGGTTGA
- a CDS encoding uncharacterized protein (COG:Q; EggNog:ENOG503NWN0), whose product MDSTDEFSPYREDGKLYGFVCVVTGASHPIGQAIIQELAACDHPPSSNTTTTAQSTSLPSPSPSHHLTKIIPYPTSPPSPAVEHETLALIDEILASFGRLDIWICSPIPLPSSPPPSIFSTTTPILHSLFETHALGPFFALKHAPAAMGKLSPQKGGYPNAVRKTQKYGSIITVIGGEGEKGGGVGYEMVRGAVLGVVKGGVGVLKGTGVRGNAVCVGFVGEGGEERDDVPLGRAAKPREIARVVGFLASGFSSYVTGASLVVDGGVSAMGPNIVPI is encoded by the exons ATGGACTCGACAGACGAATTCAGCCCCTATCGTGAGGATGGAAAGCTT TACGGCTTCGTCTGCGTAGTAACCGGCGCCTCCCACCCCATAGGACAAGCCATCATCCAAGAGTTAGCCG CATGcgaccaccccccctcctctaacaccaccacaaccgcccaatccacctccctcccctccccctccccctcccaccacctcacaaAAATAATCCCTtaccccacctcccccccctccccagcagtAGAACACGAAACCCTCGCCCTAATCGACGAGatcctcgcctccttcgGCCGCCTAGACATCTGGATCtgctcccccatccccctcccctcctcccccccgccctcaatcttttccaccacaacccccattTTACACTCCCTCTTCGAAACCCACGCCCTCGGCCCATTCTTCGCGTTGAAGCACGCCCCCGCAGCAATGGGCAAGTTATCACCCCAAAAGGGGGGCTACCCAAACGCTGTGAGGAAAACGCAAAAATACGGGAGTATCATCACTGTTattggtggtgaaggggaaaagggaggCGGGGTGGGGTACGAGATGGTACGGGGtgcggttttgggggttgtgaaagggggggttggggtgctgaaggggacgggggtgagggggaacGCGGTTTGCGTTGGTTTTgtcggggaagggggggaggagagggatgatgTGCCGCTTGGGAGGGCTGCGAAACCTAGGGAGATCGCGAGGGTGGTTGGGTTTCTCGCGAGTGGGTTTTCGAGTTATGTCACGGGGGCGAgtttggttgttgatgggggggttAG TGCTATGGGTCCGAATATTGTTCCCATTTAA
- the CRH1_2 gene encoding transglycosylase (EggNog:ENOG503NUG7; CAZy:GH16; COG:G), whose protein sequence is MTINVDFRRGSVDSFIASGGAPSYSSDGVTFSVSRPGEAPQLSSLFYIMFGRVEVTMKAAPGAGIVSSLVLLSDTLDEIDFEWLGADDSEVQTNYFSKGQTTTYNRGQFNPAPNNQGEFITYIIDWTPQRIQWYVGGTLVRTLGYDEAEGQFPQTPMQVKFGAWSGGDSATNPPGTVEWARGPTDYSRGPFSMVVRGAVVTDYSTGKSYTYGDNSGTWQSIRSEGGKVYGNSGGAGGITVTASAAPVATDVSPTVPVGGIGQGNTATQTGWPWEPTGTDGGRGGQGAIPEGWRITPDGKLRPVGGSTVSE, encoded by the coding sequence ATGACAATCAACGTCGACTTCCGCCGCGGCTCGGTCGActccttcatcgcctccGGCGGCGCCCCCTCCTACTCCTCTGACGGCGTGACATTCTCCGTCTCCCGCCCCGGCGAAGCCCCCCAGCTCTCCTCGCTGTTCTACATCATGTTTGGCAGGGTGGAGGTAACGATGAAAGCCGCCCCCGGAGCCGGGATTGTCTCCTCGCTAGTCTTGCTGTCGGACACGTTAGACGAGATTGATTTCGAATGGCTAGGCGCAGACGACAGTGAAGTGCAGACGAATTACTTCTCAAAGGGGCAGACGACGACGTATAACAGGGGGCAGTTCAACCCTGCGCCGAATAATCAGGGGGAGTTTATCACTTATATTATTGACTGGACGCCGCAGAGGATTCAATGGTATGTTGGGGGGACGTTGGTCAGGACGTTGGGGTAtgatgaggcggaggggCAGTTTCCTCAGACGCCGATGCAGGTTAAGTTTGGGGCTTGGTCTGGGGGGGACAGCGCGACGAATCCTCCTGGGACGGTGGAGTGGGCTAGGGGCCCGACGGATTACTCTCGAGGGCCGTTTAGTATGGTTGTGAGGGGTGCGGTGGTGACGGATTATAGCACGGGGAAGAGTTATACTTATGGGGATAATAGTGGGACGTGGCAGAGTATTAggtcggagggggggaaggtttATGGGAATAGTggtggggcgggggggatTACGGTTACGGCGAGCGCGGCGCCGGTGGCGACGGATGTGAGTCCTACTGTCCCGGTTGGGGGGATTGGGCAGGGGAATACGGCTACGCAGACGGGGTGGCCTTGGGAGCCTACCGGGAcggatggggggaggggagggcagGGGGCGATTccggaggggtggaggattACGCCGGATGGGAAGTTGAGGCCGGTTGGGGGTAGCACTGTGAGTGAGTAA
- a CDS encoding uncharacterized protein (EggNog:ENOG503NW11; COG:Q) has product MASEVESIGKSDPTQVSENNKPDSLDHATNEKNDAPAVTAPPKDPQARPEREATFKDYLRVFTYATKWDFAMMVAAGVASIGAGTTMPLMNIVFGRLIGDFNNYFTPAAQSQSDFEAQTNKMALYIFGLFIARFGLNYINKFCFRLIGIRMSAAIRLHYMRSLFGQTIHVLDSMPSGAAASTITGTSNTLQLGISEKLGTFLEFSSTITTAIIVAFTYDWALALVTSSVILFIALVIGTMLPFILKGQTRLTKAEAKGTSVATESFSAIRMISSCGAESRMARKYAEWVKKARQAAQFSSPFFSIQFGGIFFGLYGSFALAFWYGMKSVVEGRIDNIGTIIIVLTSVMMMVISLERISTPLIAVSKAMVAAAEFFAVIDAPKPKMGTLKEPDVTADQDIVFEDVVFAYPSRPSKKVLDGLNLRIAANMNTAIVGPSGSGKSTIVGLIEGWYTLHDQYVIAKAVAKDPAKEKKEKEKEKKRKEGKVVEKSEDEEEDGPAPIDAEDVGPPVELSGSISTCGKELGDIDIKWWRSQIGLVQQEPFLFNNTIFENVATGLIGTEHENASKEEKMKLVKEACAESFADEFIDRLPDGYETQVGDSGAKLSGGQRQRIAIARSIIKKPKILILDEATSAIDVRGERIVQAALERASKGRTTITIAHRLSTIKNADRIVVLQNGKVAEEGTHDGLLANELGVYYGLVHAQKLSLGEDTGEDNLQEEDIAAVLTREKSAAVSEKDGTKKSVPVWKDRNLINGFGKLLSEQKSRFPFYIIALVGAMGAASAIPIQAYLFAQVVGVFQDPLNLLEGATFWSKMWAALAAGVGFSYFLTTYVSTSVEGFISAAYKQEYFESILFQPTSYFDKDDNATGQLTARLSSDPQALKEMLGINIMMMLIGVFSLIGALAISFAFGWKLALVATCVTVPMGLLAGYYRIRYELQFNAMNEAVFQESSKFGAESISAFRTVSALVMEDSICNRYSNLLNGHVTGAYKKARWTTFIFAYADSVGLGCTALILWYGGRLLAAREYDVIAFLVTYMAMIQGAESAGQWLSFGPNAAQAAAAANRILQARDSKIKDSISAAEQIPDTEGGIAIELRDVFFKYPTRDVSIFRGLNITIEKGQFAALVGASGSGKTSIVSLLERFYDVDKGQILFNGKDISEVNVFEYRKLLSLVAQEPSLFHGTIRENILLGVDPEQVSEEELHNCCKDASIHEFIMSLPEGYNTNIGSRGVSLSGGQKQRLSIARALIRNPRVLLLDEATSSLDSESEKLVQKAFERVAKGRTTVAVAHRLATIQGADVIYVLGEGKVLEKGNHNELLRKKGVYWHMCHNQALDR; this is encoded by the exons ATGGCAAGTGAGGTAGAGAGTATAGGGAAATCAGATCCCACCCAAGTTTCTGAAAACAACAAACCGGACTCTCTCGATCATGCCACCAACGAAAAGAACGATGCGCCTGCTGTGACAGCACCACCCAAGGACCCTCAGGCGCGCCCTGAAAGAGAGGCTACTTTCAAGGACTACCTACGGGTTTTCACCTATGCGACAAAATGGGACTTTGCCATGATGGTGGCCGCTGGCGTGGCTAGTATCGGCGCTGGTACCACGATGCCGCTCATGAACATTGTTTTTGGAAGACTGATTGGCGACTTTAACAACTACTTCACCCCCGCTGCTCAGTCACAGTCGGATTTCGAGGCACAAACCAACAAGATGGCGCTGTATATCTTTGGTCTGTTCATTGCCCGCTTCGGCCTCAACTACATCAACAAGTTCTGCTTCCGTCTCATCGGTATCCGCATGTCTGCCGCTATCAGATTGCATTACATGAGATCTCTCTTTGGCCAAACGATTCACGTCCTTGACTCGATGCCCTCTGGAGCCgcagccagcaccatcaccggaACATCCAACACGCTGCAGCTCGGTATCTCAGAGAAGCTGGGCACCTTCCTCGAGTTTtcttccaccatcaccaccgccatcattgTTGCTTTTACTTACGATTGGGCCCTCGCTCTCGTTACATCCTCTGTCATTCTGTTCATTGCTTTGGTCATCGGCACCATGCTCCCTTTTATTCTCAAAGGTCAAACAAGGCtcaccaaggccgaggcAAAGGGCACATCTGTCGCGACAGAGTCCTTCAGCGCCATCAGAATGATCAGCTCCTGCGGCGCAGAGTCTCGCATGGCGAGGAAGTACGCCGAATGGGTCAAGAAGGCGAGACAAGCCGCCCAGTTttcctctcccttcttctcgatCCAGTTTGGCGGCATATTCTTTGGCCTGTACGGTTCTTTTGCTTTGGCTTTCTGGTACGGGATGAAGTCTGTGGTGGAGGGACGGATCGACAACATTGGGACAATCATCATTGTGCTCACAtctgtgatgatgatggtcatCTCTCTCGAGCGCATCTCCACCCCGCTTATTGCGGTTTCAAAGGCtatggttgctgctgccgagtTTTTTGCTGTTATCGATGCGCCAAAGCCGAAGATGGGAACGCTCAAGGAGCCGGATGTGACTGCGGATCAGGATATTGTTTTTGAGGACGTGGTGTTTGCTTACCCGAGTCGGCCGTCGAAAAAGGTGCTGGATGGGCTTAACTTGAGGATTGCGGCGAATATGAACACGGCTATTGTTGGGCCTTCAGGGTCGGGGAAGAGCACGATTGTGGGGCTGATTGAGGGGTGGTATACGCTTCATGATCAGTATGTTATTGCCAAGGCTGTGGCGAAGGATccggcgaaggagaagaaggagaaggagaaggagaagaagaggaaggaggggaaggttgttgagaagagtgaggatgaggaggaggatggaccGGCGCCTATTGATGCTGAGGATGTTGGTCCTCCTGTTGAGCTGAGCGGGAGTATTTCGACTTGCgggaaggagttgggggatATTGATATCAAGTGGTGGAGATCGCAGATTGGTCTTGTTCAGCAGGAGCCCTTCCTGTTCAACAATACCATCTTTGAGAATGTCGCTACTGGGCTTATTGGGACTGAGCATGAGAATGCGTCTAAGGAAGAGAAGATGAAGTTGGTCAAGGAGGCTTGTGCTGAGAGTTTTGCTGACGAGTTTATCGACCGGTTGCCGGATGGTTATGAGACCCAGGTTGGAGATTCCGGTGCCAAGTTGAGCGGTGGGCAGAGACAGCGCATTGCTATTGCCCGGAGTatcatcaagaagcccaagattCTGATTCTGGACGAGGCTACCTCTGCCATCGATGTTCGCGGAGAGCGCATCGTTCAGGCAGCGCTCGAGAGAGCCTCCAAGGgccgcaccaccatcactaTTGCCCATCGGCTGTCTACCATCAAGAACGCGGATCGCATTGTTGTCTTGCAGAACGGAAAGGTCGCTGAAGAAGGTACCCATGACGGTCTTCTTGCCAACGAGCTCGGTGTCTACTACGGTCTTGTTCACGCCCAGAAGCTGTCGCTTGGTGAAGACACTGGCGAGGATAACCTCCAGGAGGAAGATATCGCTGCCGTTCtgacgagggagaagagCGCCGCAGTCTCAGAAAAGGACGGCACCAAGAAGAGTGTTCCCGTTTGGAAGGATCGCAACCTCATCAATGGTTTTGGCAAGCTCCTGTCAGAGCAGAAGAGCAGATTTCCCTTCTACATCATCGCCCTCGTCGGTGCCATGGGAGCGGCCTCTGCTATTCCCATTCAAGCTTACCTCTTCGCCCAAGTCGTCGGCGTCTTCCAAGACCCCCTCAATCTGCTGGAAGGAGCCACATTCTGGTCCAAGATGTGGGCTGCCCTCGCTGCCGGCGTGGGCTTCAGCTACTTCCTCACAACCTACGTCTCAACCAGCGTCGAAGGCTTCATCTCGGCTGCCTACAAGCAAGAGTACTTTGAATCAATCCTCTTCCAACCCACATCCTACTTTGACAAAGACGACAATGCCACTGGCCAGCTCACCGCCCGGTTATCGTCTGACCCTCAGGCCTTGAAAGAAATGCtcggcatcaacatcatgatGATGCTCATCGGcgtcttctccctcatcggTGCCCTTGCCATCTCCTTCGCCTTTGGCTGGAAACTCGCCCTGGTAGCCACCTGCGTCACCGTCCCTATGGGTTTGCTGGCGGGGTACTACCGCATCCGTTACGAGCTCCAATTCAACGCCATGAACGAAGCCGTCTTCCAGGAGTCGTCCAAGTTTGGCGCCGAGTCCATTTCCGCCTTCCGCACTGTCAGTGCTCTCGTCATGGAAGACAGCATCTGCAACCGGTattccaacctcctcaacgggCACGTAACCGGCGCGTACAAAAAGGCTCGCTGGACAACCTTCATCTTTGCCTACGCTGACTCTGTCGGGCTGGGCTGCACCGCTCTCATCCTCTGGTACGGCGGCCGTCTCCTCGCCGCAAGGGAATACGACGTCATCGCCTTTTTGGTTACCTACATGGCCATGATCCAGGGTGCTGAGTCGGCCGGTCAGTGGCTTTCCTTCGGACCCAACGCTGcgcaggctgctgctgcggcgaaCAGGATTTTGCAGGCGAGGGATAGCAAGATTAAGGATTCCATCTCCGCGGCGGAGCAGATTCCCGACACGGAGGGGGGGATTGCTATTGAGTTGAGGGATGTTTTCTTCAAGTATCCCACGAGAGACGTTTCCATCTTTCGGGGTTTGAACATCACGATTGAGAAGGGCCAGTTTGCCGCTCTTGTTGGTGCGTCTGGGTCGGGGAAGACGTCGATTGTTTCGTTGCTAGAGCGGTTTTATGATGTGGATAAGGGGCAGATTTTGTTTAACGGGAAGGATATCTCCGAGGTTAATGTTTTTGAGTACCGGAAGTTGTTGTCGCTTGTGGCGCAGGAGCCGTCGCTTTTCCACGGGACGATTAGGGAGAATATTCTCCTGGGTGTGGACCCGGAACAGGTcagtgaggaggagctgcatAATTGCTGCAAGGACGCGAGTATACATGAGTTCATCATGAGTTTGCCTGAGGGGTATAACACGAATATTGGGAGCAGGGGTGTTAGTCTGTCGGGGGGGCAGAAGCAGAGGTTGAGTATCGCGAGGGCGTTGATTAGGAATccgagggtgttgttgttggatgagGCGACTAGTTCGTTGGATTCGGAAAGCGAGAAGTTGGTCCAGAAGGCGTTTGAGAGGGTTGCCAAGGGGAGGAcgacggtggcggtggcgcaTCGGTTGGCGACGATTCAGGGGGCGGATGTGATTTATGtgttgggagaggggaaggtgttggagaaggggaatCACAAtgagttgttgaggaagaagggggtttATTGGCATATG TGCCATAATCAGGCTTTAGACCGTTAG
- the ATP3 gene encoding atp3 gamma subunit of the F1 sector of mitochondrial F1F0 ATP synthase (EggNog:ENOG503NYDF; COG:C; BUSCO:EOG09263TQ5), giving the protein MLSRAARPALRAGAAASSRAAAPAATFATLREIEGRLKSIRNIEKITKTMKIVASTKLNRAQRAMTESRSYGETSNKVYQSAETKPLEGEGKKKLVVVCSSDKGLCGGVHSGLARFIRRRAATEGDNFDLVILGEKAKAQLSRTHAKNIVLNFSGVGKDVPTFTEAQSIVDQIVQLQGDYSEVEILYNKFINATSYEPTIIEGFSEEAFANSPNFAAFEVEEGVLPNLREYTLANSLYWALAEGHACEISARRNAMDNASKNAGEMISKYQILFNRTRQAVITGELVEIITGATASADM; this is encoded by the exons ATGCTGTCAAGAGCTGCCCGTCCGGCTTTGAGAGCCGGCgctgccgcctcctcccg GGCTGCTGCTCCGGCCGCCACCTTCGCTACCCTCCGTGAAATCGAGGGCCGCCTCAAGTCGATTCGCAACATCGAGAAGATCACTAAGACGATGAAGATCGTTGCCTCGACCAAGCTCAACCGTGCCCAGCGTGCCATGACCGAGTCGCGCAGCTACGGCGAGACCAGCAACAAGGTCTACCAGTCGGCCGAGACAAAGCCcctcgagggcgagggcaagaagaagctcgtcgtcgtctgcaGCTCCGACAAGGGTCTTTGCGGTGGTGTTCACTCTGGTCTTGCCCGCTTCATCCGCCGAAGGGCTGCCACCGAGGGGGACAACTtcgacctcgtcatcctcggcgagaaggccaaggcccAGCTCTCCCGTACGCATGCTAAGAACATCGTCCTGAACTTCTCTGGTGTTGGCAAGGACGTCCCCACCTTCACCGAGGCTCAGTCCATCGTCGACCAGATCGTCCAACTCCAGGGCGACTACTCCGAGGTTGAGATTCTCTACAACAAGTTCATCAACGCCACCAGCTACGAGCCCACCATCATTGAGGGATTTTCCGAGGAGGCCTTTGCCAACTCCC CCAACTTTGCCGCtttcgaggtcgaggagggtgtccttcccaacctccGCGAGTACACCCTTGCCAACTCACTCTACTGGGCTCTTGCTGAGGGTCACGCTTGCGAGATCTCTGCCCGCCGCAACGCCATGGAT AACGCTTCCAAGAACGCTGGTGAGATGATCAGCAAGTACCAGATTCTCTTCAACCGCACCCGCCAGGCCGTCATTACCGGCGAGTTGGTTGAAATTATCACTGGTGCCACCGCCTCTGCGGACATGTAA
- the TOP1 gene encoding DNA topoisomerase 1 (BUSCO:EOG09260MRU; COG:L; EggNog:ENOG503NUJJ), which translates to MASDSSDDDRPLAGTNGHKSAPKISPATDRKMDKLASRARPAPPNVSIRNGPVEDNAMDIDTTPNGGPKRKARSSVGQTVSYKDESDSDDGAPLLTISQAKRQKSKHKQEDSDSDDEPIARKKNGARLPPSIKNTAMVDSSDDDQPLGTKIAQRKAAIEKSAGKKKPAAKKAIKDESDDEPLAKPKKRQSNGVSAAKKTNGVKKEESDSDSDAPIAKKVKKEAPAKAKVKAAAAPAKKGRLVKEESVVNSAADEEEEEEYRWWDAPKKEDDSIKWTTLEHNGVLFPPAYEPLPKDVKLIYDGTPVNLHVDAEEVATFFGAMLHSTQNVENPTFQKNFFKDFRDVLKETGGAKDQNGKLVDIKEFAKLDFTKIFEYYKGLSEAKKARPAAEKKAEKAEKDKFEAPYMYCKWDGRKEKVGNFRVEPPGLFRGRGEHPKTGTVKKRVMPEQVTINIGKEAKVPDPPAGHKWKAVQHDNKATWLAMWQENVNGNYKYVMLAANSTVKGQADYKKFEKARELNKHIARIRADYTAELKSEIMAERQRATAMYLIDKFALRAGNEKDTENEAETVGCCSLKFEHVTLREPNTVIFDFLGKDSIRFYNEFTVERQVFKNLKLFKKPPKADGDDIFDRLTTSQLNKHLSNYMPGLTAKVFRTYNASHTMSTLLQSLSVENRTMAEKIKLYNDCNREVAVICNHKRTVGAAHEAQMEKLADRIKGLKYQKWRTKMMMLDLDPKLKKKKGAEYFALDEDITQEWLLEHQKFLVEEQRTKIQKKFEKDNEKRVADGEAELDEKELKERLRVAAELEAKYKKENKTKKVEAEGKGPAVEKLEAAVSKFDDRIKTLELQCADREGNKEVALGTSKINYIDPRLTVVFAKKFNVPIEKFFSKTLRDKFKWAIESVGDDDTWEF; encoded by the exons ATGGCTTCCGACAGTTCTGACGATGACAGGCCTTTGGCAGGCACGAACGGTCACA AGTCCGCTCCCAAGATCTCACCAGCCACCGACCGCAAGATGGATAAACTCGCTTCCAGGGCCCGTCCGGCGCCCCCGAACGTCTCGATTCGCAACGGCCCTGTGGAAGACAACGCGATGGACATCGACACCACACCCAACGGAGGCCCCAAGCGGAAAGCGCGCAGCTCTGTTGGTCAGACGGTCAGTTACAAGGACGAGTCGGACAGTGACGATGGCGCACCACTG CTTACCATCTCCCAGGCCAAGCGTCAAAAGTCCAAACACAAGCAAGAAGACTCCGATAGTGACGATGAGCCAATTGCAAGAAAGAAGAATGGCGCCAGGTTGCCTCCTTCCATCAAGAACACCGCCATGGTTGATTCCTCCGATGATGACCAGCCTCTAGGAACCAAGATTGCTCAGAGGAAGGCGGCGATTGAGAAGTCTgctggcaagaagaagccggcTGCGAAGAAGGCGATCAAAGACGAGTCGGATGACGAGCCGCTGGCTAAGCCCAAGAAGCGTCAATCAAATGGTGTCTCGGCCGCGAAAAAGACCAACGgcgtcaagaaggaggagtcggATTCGGATTCGGATGCCCCCATCGccaagaaggtgaagaaggaggctcCTGCCAAAGCCAAGGTCAaggccgctgctgctcctgccaaAAAGGGCAGGTTGGTCAAGGAGGAATCGGTGGTCAACAGTGCTgctgatgaagaggaagaggaggagtatCGGTGGTGGGACGCgccaaagaaggaggacgatTCCATCAAGTGGACCACCTTGGAGCACAATGGTGTCCTCTTCCCGCCCGCCTACGAGCCTCTCCCCAAGGATGTCAAGCTCATATACGACGGCACGCCGGTCAATTTGCATgtggatgccgaggaggtggcgACATTTTTCGGTGCGATGCTTCATTCCACCCAGAACGTCGAGAATCCCACCTTCCAGAAGAACTTCTTTAAAGATTTCAGGGATGTTCTCAAGGAGACCGGTGGTGCCAAAGACCAGAATGGCAAGCTTGTTGATATCAAAGAGTTCGCCAAGCTCGACTTCACCAAGATCTTTGAGTACTACAAGGGTCTCAGCGAAGCGAAAAAGGCTCGCCCGgctgctgagaagaaggcggaaaaggctgagaaggaCAAGTTCGAGGCGCCCTACATGTACTGCAAGTGGGATGGCCGGAAAGAAAAGGTGGGCAACTTCCGCGTCGAACCGCCTGGACTTTTCCGTGGCCGTGGTGAGCATCCCAAAACCGGCACTGTCAAGAAGCGTGTCATGCCTGAGCAAGTCACGATCAACATCGGcaaggaggccaaggtcCCAGATCCGCCGGCCGGACACAAGTGGAAGGCTGTGCAACACGATAACAAGGCGACATGGCTCGCCATGTGGCAGGAAAACGTCAACGGCAACTACAAGTATGTGATGCTGGCTGCCAACAGTACCGTCAAGGGCCAAGCCGACTACAAGAAGTTTGAGAAGGCTCGCGAGCTCAACAAGCATATTGCGAGGATCCGAGCCGACTATACCGCTGAGCTCAAGTCCGAGATTATGGCTGAACGACAACGCGCCACCGCCATGTATCTCATTGACAAGTTTGCGCTCAGAGCTGGCAATGAGAAGGACACCGAGAACGAGGCCGAGACGGTAGGCTGCTGTTCGCTCAAGTTCGAACACGTTACGCTCAGGGAGCCCAACACGGTTATTTTTGACTTCCTGGGCAAGGACAGTATCCGCTTCTACAACGAGTTCACGGTGGAACGGCAGGTCTTCAAGAACTTGAAGCTGTTCAAGAAGCCTCCAAAGGCGGATGGTGATGACATTTTTGACAGGCTCACG ACCTCTCAACTCAACAAGCATCTCTCCAACTACATGCCCGGCCTCACAGCAAAGGTGTTCCGTACCTACAATGCCTCCCACACGATGTCAACACTTCTTCAATCTCTCTCGGTCGAAAACAGGACCATGGCTGAGAAGATCAAGCTGTACAACGATTGCAACCGTGAGGTGGCCGTGATTTGCAATCACAAGCGTACGGTTGGCGCAGCCCACGAGGCGCAAATGGAGAAGCTTGCAGACCGCATCAAGGGCCTCAAGTATCAGAAGTGGCGcaccaagatgatgatgcttgaTCTCGATCCCAAGCttaagaagaagaagggcgccGAGTACTTTGCACTCGACGAGGACATTACCCAGGAGTGGCTCTTGGAACACCAGAAGTTCCttgtggaggagcagaggacCAAGATCCAGAAGAAGTTTGAGAAGGACAACGAGAAGCGCGTTGCCGATGGCGAAGCTGAGTTGGACGAaaaggagctcaaggagcgCCTCAGGGTGGCTGCGGAGCTCGAAGCCAAGTACAAGAAGGagaacaagaccaagaaggtggaggcCGAGGGCAAGGGCCCCGCCGTCGAGAAGCTTGAGGCGGCCGTCAGCAAGTTTGATGACCGCATCAAGACGCTCGAACTGCAATGCGCCGATCGTGAGGGCAACAAGGAGGTGGCCCTGGGCACATCCAAGATC AACTACATCGACCCCCGTCTCACAGTCGTTTTCGCCAAGAAGTTCAACGTTCCTATTGAGAAGTTCTTCTCCAAGACGCTACGCGACAAGTTCAAGTGGGCGATTGAGTCGGtcggcgacgacgacacgTGGGAGTTCTGA